One Thioclava electrotropha DNA segment encodes these proteins:
- a CDS encoding DUF3553 domain-containing protein: protein MYEILEPGMLVRNPAQPDWGTGQVQSRIGEKVTVNFEHQGKLVLDGRRVALELVFSEQS, encoded by the coding sequence ATCTATGAAATTCTCGAACCCGGCATGCTGGTCAGAAACCCGGCCCAGCCCGACTGGGGCACCGGACAGGTTCAATCGCGTATCGGCGAAAAAGTGACGGTAAATTTCGAGCATCAAGGCAAGCTTGTCCTGGACGGGCGGCGGGTCGCGCTGGAATTGGTTTTCTCTGAACAAAGTTGA